One window of Scheffersomyces stipitis CBS 6054 chromosome 1, whole genome shotgun sequence genomic DNA carries:
- a CDS encoding predicted protein: MSLHYDKFILFGDSITQFSSAEPNGFQSGLQNLYMRKLDVLNRGFSGYNSDHAALILPRILEQELNVNKNNVKLITIFIGTNDAFQIEDDINNIQAVPVERYKQNLSKMTKLCLENNIKPIIIGPTLHDSKLSKSLLVEKGRPTNKDATTNSRNLQYSNTAKAVAEEFAVAFVDLWDAFRQYGGWSEEQLLKSNGTVDSQHYVHLDELLVDGIHFSPTAYSIFRDKVVESISKYYPELSADSIPEKLAYWHDINPKDLVGSIFK, from the coding sequence ATGTCTTTGCATTACGACAAGTTCATCTTGTTTGGTGATTCCATAACGCAATTCTCCAGTGCAGAGCCCAACGGGTTCCAGTCAGGTCTCCAGAATTTATACATGAGAAAGCTTGATGTTCTCAACCGAGGATTCAGTGGCTACAACTCAGACCATGCTGCGTTGATATTGCCCCGCATCTTGGAACAGGAGCTCAACGTGAACAAGAATAatgtcaagttgatcacAATATTTATAGGCACAAACGATGCCTTCCAAATAGAAGACgatatcaacaacatccAGGCTGTGCCGGTAGAAAGATATAAGCAGAACTTGTCAAAGATGACAAAATTATGTCTTGAAAACAATATAAAGCCCATTATCATTGGTCCAACATTGCATGATAGCAAACTTTCAAAGTCCTTGCTTGTTGAAAAAGGAAGGCCAACCAATAAAGATGCAACTACAAATAGTAGAAATCTCCAATACTCCAACACTGCAAAAGCTGTAGCCGAGGAGTTTGCTGTAGCATTTGTAGACTTGTGGGACGCTTTCAGACAATATGGGGGTTGGTCCGAGGaacagttgttgaagtcaaacGGAACTGTAGATTCACAACATTATGTCCACTTGGATGAGTTGCTTGTAGATGGAattcatttttcacctACCGCCTATAGCATATTTCGTGATAAAGTCGTGGAAAGTATTCTGAAATACTATCCTGAACTTAGTGCTGACAGCATTCCCGAGAAACTAGCCTACTGGCATGATATTAATCCAAAGGATCTCGTTGGAAGCATTTTCAAGTGA